TGAGTGCAGCAGGTACAAACACGGGCGTTTCCGCTACTTTAAAAGCAGGGGCTTCGCCGGCAGCAGCTGCCATTGATTCAATAAATGCCGCGTATTTCTCCGCAGTAAAATTTTCGTTATAATATTTGCGTAAAGAAGGGATCATGATTGAATAGATAAGGCATTGTCCAGAAATGCAGGAATAAGCGTATCATATGTGAGCATGATCTTATCCGGATCTGAAAGTTGTTCCAGCATGCTGTAATATTTTTCCGCGCCATAGTTGGTGAGCACCTGGTCTTTCTTTTCTTTTTGAAGCAGGTACATCCGCATCCCGGTCGCATCAGCTTCCGGGTGGAATTGTGTGCCGATCATATGAGGGCTGAAACGTATGGCCATGGTCGCTCTTTCCAGTGGTACATGGGGTCGTTCCTTTTCAATCGCCAAAACAGAAGCGCCTATAGCCTCCATGCGAGCATGGTCTAAACCAATCACCTGCCAGTTGCGGCTATCCACGATATAAAAAGGATCGGGAAGGTGTTCAAATTCACCTGCCGCTGTTTTATGCACAGGAAACACACCGAATGCAGGTGATCGGCGTCTGCATACATTTCCAAGCTTCAGGTAGCGACACATCAGCTGAAAGGAATGACATATTAATAACACCGGTCTGGAAGCTTTCATCAACGCTTCCATCACACCAAAATAACGTTGTTCCCACTCACTGCCTTCACTATCCAGCGGTGAACCGGGACCACCAGTAGAAATATAAATATCGTACGAAAGATCAGGTACCTGGGCAGCGATGCGTACCTCATACTCATCACACTGCAATACCAGTGAATGACGCACAGCATACGCCGCGAGTATTTCCCTGATACAACGCATCCCTTCGTTCGGAACGCCTTCATACATGTCAAGTATAGCTACTTTCATGTGCTAGCAGTCTTTGAGAAATTGTTTAATAATGAAGTCCACCACGCTGTGCATGTTTTTGTTTTCATTGAAAACAGCCAGCTGTTTGTCAGCACCAGTACCATTCTGCAGTATTTCTCTTGTATACTCGATATAATGACGGCTACCCAGTTCATCGACTACATCATCAACAAATTCCAGCAGTTCAAAAATGAGTGAACGGGTATTCACTTCCGCCTCTTTACCAAAATCAATGAGGTTGCCATCTATACCATAGCGGCTGGCTCTCCATTTATTTTCATTGACCAGTGCGCGGTTGTAAATAATAAAGTTCAGGTTCTGCATGCGCAGTTTATAGATCTTGGCACAGAGAGCCTGGAAGATGGCGGCAATGGTACAGGTTTCCTGCAGGGTGAGCGGCACATCGCAGATCCGGAATTCTACCGTATCGTAAAAAGGATGTACACGTAAGTCCCACCATACCTTGCGGGCATTGTCTATACACTTGGTCTTGACAAGTAATTGGATATAGCGGTCGTATTCTCCGATACTGGCAAAATAATCAGGGATACCGGTACGGGGAAACTTATCAAATACTTTTACCCTGTATGATTTAAAGCCCGTATTCCGACCTTCCCAGAAAGGAGAGTTGGTACTTAAGGCAAATACGTGTGGCAGAAAATAACGCACAGAATTTGCGATATGCAGGGCCATTTCCCTGTTCTCCATTCCCACATGCACATGCAGCCCAAAGATCAGGTTAGACCTGGCGGCGTCCTGCATTTCATTCACAATTTCGAAATACCGGGGATGGTCTGTAATGAGCTGGGCTTCCCATTTGGAAAACGGATGGGTACCGGAGGCGCCGATACTATACCCCAGGTCGCCGGCAATCTGAGCCACCGTTTTACGAAGGTGTGCTACATCTGCACGGGCCTCATCGATGTTTGCACAGATATGGGTGCCGACTTCTACGACTGCCTGATGAAATTCGGCTTTTACTTTTTCCGGGATGACTTTGTGGGCCTGTTCTACAATTTTCTGTTCATGGGAGCATAGTTCGAGGGTCCGGGGGTCCATGACCATGTATTCTTCTTCAATGCCTAATGTGAAATTCCGGAGCATAGATGGTAATGTAATTAGGGAAGCAAGATAAGAAGAATATAGAAAACGGCCTGCGGCAGCAGGGGAGTGTGCTCTATTTTACGCTGACGCCAATAGAAACAAAAAGGCCTGCATACCGGCTGAGGGGAGAAAGCTGGTAATGCAGGCCGGTTGTATACAAACAAACAACCTATTCTTTGGCCTTTGCTTTTTTAGTAGTTGTCTTTTTAGGTGCTGCTTCTTTTTTAGCAGCAGGTTCCTTTTTAGCAGGATCTTTTTTAGAAGTAGCCTTCTTCTCAACTGGCGCAGCACCCTCCGGCGTCGCCGATTTTTTCGCTGCCGTCTTCTTCGCACCTGGTACTATCGCCGTCTGATTTCCCGGCACTGCATGGGTCATAAATGCTCCCCATGTCAGGTTATCCGTTCCGGGCAACTGCCTCAGCGCTCTTTCAATGGCATAATTCGCCGCTGTCTCTACCACCCATTCAAAATTCTCTGTTCCGATCGTAGCTTCATCTGCCTCCGGCGCAGGGTTCCAGAAGTCGATCACATAAGGTATCCCTGCACGCACGGCTACCTCCACCGTATTGAAATCATACCCCAGGTAACGGTTCAGGTTAGCCACCTGTTCGATGATCACACCTTCCAGGTCATCATCTCCCTGTGCCTTATCAAGATAACGTTGGTAAGGAGGCTGGTGCGGGTCGTAAGGAATAACACGTACATACTTGCCGCCAATACAATAACAACGATAATAAGAATCGTATTCAATCTCTTCCTGCAGCATCATCACCAGCTGGCCGGTATGCGCATGTTGTGCAAAGAATTCCTCAGGACTATTGACTTTGTACACATGTTTCCAACCTCCGCCATTGTAAGGTTTCATATAAGCAGGAAAGCCAATGTGCGCGAAAATGCTTTCCCAGTCAAAAGGATATATCAGGTTCCTGAACGATTGATCCGTAGTATTTACCGGCAGATCGCGGGAGGGGAGTAACGCAGTTTTAGGAACATTTACACCCGTACGTGCAGCTAGTTCATTGTTCACAAATTTATCATCTGCACTCCACCAGAATGGATTATTGATCACTGCGCTTCCTTCCAGTGCAGCCTGTTTGAGCCAGGTACGATAGAAAGGAACATCCTGCGAAATACGATCCAGTATCACAGCATATTCATTTGGAATACCCTGTATTACTTTGTCGATAGATACAAATTCGGCAGAGATGTCGTTGACATTTTTAGCGTTTACGCGGTCAATGAATGCCTGGGGGAAACTGTTTTCCTGACCATAGAGAAGGCCTATTTTTTTCATCCTGAAAAATGTTTTTACGTTGAGTGTATCAATGATTCCGTTTACAATAAAAGCGGATGAGGATCAATATTCGCGCCAATGGATTTCGCCAGCTTATTTTATAAGGGAAAGGTAATATGGTAACATTTCGTTCCATACGGGCCAGTCGTGTTTTTGATTGGGCCTTATATCCAGCCAGTGGCTGATGCCTTTGTGAGCGAGTATCCCTGACATCCGTTCATTCTGGTTACGGGCTATATCTTCGTCGGCTACGCCTAGTATAATTCCCATGCGCCAGAGGGCTTCGTGCGGATTGTCCCGCATGTAATCCATGGGATTATGGAAATAGACATTATCATCATAATGACCATCCAGGCGGGAGGTAATATCAAAAATGCCGCTGAGGCTAAAAAGGTAAGAGACCTGCTCCGGGTAGCGGAAGGCAAAGTTGGATGCATGGTACCCACCGAAACTGCAACCGGCTACGGCTACGCGGTAAACGCCGGTTTCGTATATGACCCTTTCCAGCACCTCATGGCGCAGCATGTTGTCGTAAGCAATGTGATTGAGGGTGCGTTGAGCAGGGGAGACCTGTTTGTTGTACCAGCTCCGGGCATCTATACTATCAGGGCAATAGACCCGAATGAGCTGATGGTCGATGAACCATTGTAATGCATGAATAAGGCCTCTTTCCTTATGTTCATAATGGCGCCCCATAGAGGTAGGGAAGAGGATGAGGGGATAGCCTTCCTCTCCGAATACCAGCATCTCGAATTCACGGCCGAGATGAGGGGATTTCCATTTGTAATATTGTTCATGCATTCATATAAATATAATAAAAAAACGCTTCGGCTGTTAGGCCGAAGCGTTTTTTTGTCAGGTAGTATTTTCTACTTTATTTCGCAATGTAGCCTACACCGTTCTGCAGGATTATATCCTGATAATAACCGCCTTCTCTGTAATTACCATATTCCTGTTCCCAGGCCTGCTTGATATACAGGTCAACGATTTTATAGGAATTAGAACCTGGTGCCAGCTTATGATAACTTACAGTTTCTGAATTTGCACCACCACTGCCACCATAGGTATATCTGGAGCTTAAACAGGTAACATTTGTCTGGAAAGACAGGTTGGCAGGTACTGTGCATGCTGCATCTGAGTAAAACCTGATGTATACATCTACAGCTTCATATACATTCAGGTAATTAGGACCATCATTCCATTGGTACTCGATAGGTACCTGTACCATTTTGGCATAAATCCCCGGATTGTACATGTAATTGTACGTCTGAATATCACCAGATGAGAGAACAGAAGAATTATAATAGTAAGTGCCTCCACCCAGTGTGGTGATTGTAGGACTTCCATTTTTACTGAAAAAGTAAGGACCATACAACATAATAGACTCCCAGTCAAATGTGCCCAATTCAAACCCCTGATATCCACGGGCTGCATATGTCTGGAAATTGTGATCTTCATCATCTTCAATATTGCTCCAGTTGATGATAACATAGTTATCCCGGTCTGCCCGTGTTTGTTCATGGAAGAAGCCAAGGGCGTGGCCAATCTCATGAACCGCATTTCCCCAGGAGCAGCCGTCATCCAGTGAAATCAGCTGTTTTCCCCCGGTCATACCAATACCATCGGAATAGCATCCATCATCCTTGATGAATTCTATATAATTTGCCTGGTTGGTACGTTGTACGAACTGAATGTTGGTATTGGCCTGCCAGTGGGCAATAGCATCCGTAACCCGGGAGCTGTTAGGTAATCCGACATTGATGGAGTAATACACAATCCTGTTCGGCCAGAGATTTACGAAATTGGCCCTGCCGGTGCGGGCTGTAGCGTCATCAGTTTCTCCTTTCAGGAATTTTACCTGGCTTTCGCCAAGCACCATGTCATCGTCCAGTAGATAACGATCTCCTTTTTTAATGAGGCTGTATTGCTCCCCGGTCTTTTTGTTGGTAATGGTAACGGGCTCCCCTTTAATATTGGGAAATGCTTCCATCGAAGAACATCCACAGTCTTTTGTAGTGGTAGTTGAGGTGTCTGTTGCCTCCTGTTTCTTACAGGAAGAGAATGACATGGCCAATACCAGACCTGTCAGCAACAGGGGGCGAATCAATAGGCTTTTTTTTGTTTTCATGTGAGATGGAAATTTAAATGTATAGGTTGAGTTAAAAAGTCGATATAGATTGTGAAATAATGGGTTAAATGATATAGGAAAAATGGTATGGGTTAAATGCTATGGGTTAAACGGTATAGGTTAATTGATACGGGTTAAAGTAAGGTATGGGTTAAATTAGGGTATAAGTAAAAAGGTCCTGCAATCTGCAGGACCTTTTTAGCAATTCTTAGAAGTTATAACGAACACTCAACTGACCTCTCCAGCGTGACAGGTAGTCATTCACTGTATATGGTCTCAGTGTACCATTGATGTTGTTCATCAGGTTCTTGTTGAATGTGTAAGTCGGAGTAGTGCTCTGAGATGTTACTGTGAACAGAGATACTGACTGATTGCTCAGGTAATAAGACCATCCCCAGTTACGGTTCAGCAGGTTAGCTACGTTCAGGATGTCGAATCCAACTTCAATTCTGTGTGTATTTTTCAGGATGAAATCCTGTGCAAGCTTCAGATCGAAGTGGCTTTCCCATGGCATTCTCAGTCCGTTACGCTCTGTATTCTGACCCATGTGAGAGCTCAGGTATTTGTTATTGGCAGCAAATGCCTGGAAGTCAGCCAACTGCTGGGCAGGCGTTACCACAGTACCGTCAGACAGTGTCAGCGTGCTGAACTGGCTAGCGTCTGTAGGCAGGTAAGCTAAGCTGTTTGTACCAGTTTTACCAGAAGCATCATCACCGGTAATGTTGTTGTTGAACATTACAGAGTAACGCTGACCGGTGTAACCCTGGTAAACCAATCCGATAGTGGTAGACAGGTGACCCTTAGCATAACGGAAAGTTTTGCTTGCGTTAGCTACCACACGATGACCTGGATCAAAGTTAGCACGAGCCAGACTCAGGTTGTTCATACCATTTACGTTGTAAGCAAAGCGCCAGCTGGAATAAGCAGTAGAGCTGGTACCATCGTTCATAGAGTAAGAAGCACCATAAGTATAAGCCAGGCTACCAGACCATCCATGATCCATTGGTTTCTGAATCTGTGCAGTTAAGTTATAAGAATAACCTTTGCTGGTGTTAGTCAGATAGATGACATCAGTATAAGAAGAGTTTGCACGTGCAAAGTTGTACCAGGGTCTGGTGGTGTTACCTAAAGTAACTTGACCTGTCTGAGGTCCAACGTTCAGGTTCTTATACAGGATGTTATTGAGCGTTTTGGTGTACAAAGCTTCGATTGTACCAATCAGACCCCACCATGGCAGTTTCTGGTCGATAGCCAGGTTACCACGGAGTACCTGAGGATATTTGAAGTTTTTGTCAGTAACGTCAATTTCAGTAGGAGCAGCAGCGGTAGTAGGAATATAAGCACCCAGGTGTGTATCAGCCGGATCATAGTTGAAACGTACTGTTGAAGGAGGAGTACCACTGAAGGATGTGAATGCAACACCAGTTTTGGAATATGCATTGGAGATCCATACCAGCGGAACACGACCTGTGAACAGACCGGCACCACCTCTCAGTTGAGTCGTACCATCGCCATTTACATCCCAGTTAAATGCAACTCTTGGAGCCCACATCAACCTTGTTTTTGGAATAGTATTGTTCTTAATGCCATAAGTAGTAGCGATGTCAGAAGCATTGAAACCAGTGTTTGCGTCAGGTTTGTTGAAGAATACCGGCAGGTCGATACGCAGACCATAAGTCAGTCTGAACCTGTCATTGATATCCCAGATATCCTGTCCATATAAGCTGAACTGACCAGCACGGATCTTACCAGGAGCCAGGTCATTACCACCTTTATTAGAATAACCAACTGCATAAGTAGTAGGCGCAGCAGAGTTATTCAAAAAGGTATTAAGGTTTCTGTAAGTATAGTAACCATAGTAGTACTGCAGGAACACGTTGCTTGTGTTAAAGAACTGGTTGTCAGTACCAACAGTGATGGTATGTTTTTTCTTCTGAATAGTCAGGTTATCAACGATGGTGAAGTTGTCCTGATTCAGTGAGTTACGTGGAGAGGAGTAATCCGCACCCAGGTTGTAGTTCAGACCACCTTCAGTGATATATACAGATGGGAATTCAACAGTAGAACGTCTGTCGCGGATACGGTTGTAGGTCACACGCAGTACGTTTGAAGTAGTAGCATTGAAGCTACTGTTCAGTTCAGCTACAGTCGAGTTAGTAGTGCTGAGCATATAGTAGCCACTGTTAGCAAAAGTCATAGTAGTTGCACTACGGGAAATGTTGTACAGGCTACCATCAACATAGCTATGACGGAAGGTTAATTTATGCTTTTCGCTGATGTTCCAGTCGATACGAGCAAATACTGAAGTTGCATATGATTCAGAGTTAATATCAGTATAGCTACCCGGATCGAATCCATAAGTATCTTTTACATAAGTACGGATAGAATCCAGTCTTGCAGTACTGAATTTAGAACCTGAACCAGCATCAGCAGGATTGTAACCAAGTGGTGTTTTGGTATCGTTTCTTTCCGCGTTTACGAAGAAGAACAATTTATTTTTGATAATTGGACCACCCAGGCTGGCACCCCATGTAGTATTATTATAGGTAGGGTATTTGGTTTTGCTCTGAACATTTTCGCCTACAAAACTCTGGTTTTGATTCAGGAAGTAAGCAGAACCATGGAACTGGTTAGTACCACTCTTTGTTACAGCGTTGATACCACCACCCGTAAAGTTACTCTGAGTAATATCATATGGAGACAGTACGATTTGTACTTCCTGCACCGATTCCAGTGGAACAGCGTTTACATTCGCCTGACCACCATTGGTACCTGTAGCTGTCAGACCAAATGCGTCATTTGCATTCGCACCATCCACAGTGAATGAGTTGAATTTGTTGCTCTGACCTGCAAAGGAAATACCTAGTGGACTACCGTTCGAGCTGCTGTAAGTAGCAACAGCCTGCGGTGTCAAACGGGCGAAATCCTGGATGCTACGGCCTACAGTTGGCAATTCAGTCAACTGGCGCTGGCTGATGTTGGTCTGCGTACCCGTGCGGTTTGAGCTGATGATGCTGCTTTTTTGACCGGTAATAGTTACTTCGTTCAGAGATTTGCTACCATCTTCAAGTTTTACGTTTTGGGTCAATGCAGTACCCAGGCTTAGATACAGGTCCTTAATGTTTTGTTCCTGGTAGCCTACATAGGTAATTGTAATGGTGTAAGGACCCCCTACACGCATGTTGGGAATGGTGTAACGACCTCCCTCTTGTGTTGTGGTACCATAAACGGTTCCGGTTGGAACGTGAATGGCTTTAACTGTGGCCCCAATCAGGCCTTCCCCCTTTGCATCTTTCACCAGACCGGTAACAGCACTTGTTGTTACCTGCGCGAAAGAATAGCAAACGCTAAACAAGACAATGAATGTTAACAGTAGTTTTTTACATCCCATATTTGAGCAGTTTGATTTTGTAAGACCGCAAAGGTTAAAAAAAATTACTTAGAAATTTTAACTTGAAATTAACAAATTGTTAAGCCATATTAAAAGATTGAGTAGATGGTTCTGTAAATTCGAAACTATATGGGAAAACAGCCTTTAAATGTAGTTTGTTCAACTAATAGAGTAAGAAATTCTAATATTTCGAATAATGATTTGTTGAAATACTTAATTCTCTGTCGGGCAAGGGCTGTTTTTATATTAGTTTTCTGACAAATGTTTATATGTTTATATTTATTATGTGATAAGGAATGAAGGGGATTAAACTGATGGGAGCGTGTTTGGGAGGAATTAAGGAAATATTGGACTTCCAACACCGCTGGAAGGTGACTTTTTGTGCTGTCAAAAGGGCGTAAAATCCGGGATTAGTCCAATGTTTCATGCCTCTTTTTAACCTAACTTTGCAATCAATATAACAACAGTGATATGTTAGATACAATAGAATCAGCCATAGAAGATATAAAGAACGGTAAACTGGTCATAGTAGTAGACGACGAGGATAGGGAGAATGAGGGCGATTTCATCACAGCAGCAAGGAATGTGACTCCGGAGATTATCAACTTTATGAGCCGTTACGGCCGTGGATTAATATGTGCACCACTAATTGAAGAAAGATGCGAGGAACTCGGTCTGGAAATGATGGTGCGTGATAATACAGCTTTACACCAAACACCTTTTACAGTTTCTGTCGACTTACTCGGACACGGTTGTACCACCGGTATCTCCGCCCATGACAGGGCAAAAACAATACAGGCCCTGATCGATCCTAATATTCGTTCTGAAGAATTAGGGAAGCCCGGGCACATTTTCCCCCTGAAAGCTAAGAAAGGAGGAGTGCTGCGCCGCACCGGACATACCGAAGCTACCATCGATCTGGCCCGGTTAGCAGGATTTGAGCCTGCCGGCGTACTGGTGGAGATCATGAACGAAGATGGCTCCATGGCCAGACTACCGGAACTGAAGGAAATAGCAGTGAAGTTTAACCTGAAACTGATTTCCATCAAAGACCTGATCGAATACCGGCTCAAAAAGGAATCCCTGATCGAAGAAGAGGTACGCGTACAGATGCCGACTGAATATGGTGATTTTGAATTGATTGCATTTAAGCAACTGAATTCCGGCGAAACCCATATGGCACTGAAAAAAGGAGACTGGGAGAAAGATGAACCCGTACTGGTGCGCATCCACTCTTCCTGTGTAACCGGCGATATTCTCCATAGCCTCAGATGTGATTGCGGCCCGCAACTCCACAAAGCCATGCAAATGGTTGAACAGGAAGGGAAAGGCCTTATATTATATATGAACCAGGAAGGCAGAGGTATCGGTTTGCTGAATAAACTGAAAGCCTATAAACTACAGGAAGAAGGTAGAGATACAGTGGAGGCAAACCTCGAATTAGGCTTCCAGATGGATGAAAGAGATTATGGTGTGGGTGCCCAGATCCTGAGGCATCTGAATATTACCAAAATGCGGTTGATTTCAAATAATCCCAAAAAGAGAGCCGGGATGAAAGGATATGGATTAGAGGTGGTAGAAAATGTGCCGATCGAAATTCATCCTAACCCGCATAATGAAGTGTATTTGAAAACAAAGAGAGATAAAATGGGTCACGAGATCCTGAAAGGATAAATAACAAAAGGGTCCTGCCTCTGGCAGGACCCTTTTGTTATTTAATGCGTTGTATCCCTATTAATGCGTTGTATCCCTCGCCGGTTTCACCGTATCCTTCTCCTCCAACCGCAGCATCTCTGCCCTCCTCATACTATCTATCATCCGCTTTCTCGCCCGCTCATTAAACAACTCGGTGAATTTATTATACTCACGTACATAAGATAACCCCAAACCCGCCTTATTCCTGTTCACTAAATTATATACGTCATAATCCGACTTACTAAATGCATTGATACGGAACCTGCCCTCCGGCGTCAACAGGTACTCTGCCCTGAAGTCACCCGCCAGCCGGTTCGTATTCGACGAAGTAGACGCTTTCCCCCAGTCATAATCACCACCCACATACAACCTTACCCTATTATTATATAAGGTACTGGTAATACCCGCACTCACCTGGTTCCGGTCCATCGCCGTATTATCCACATTCCCAATATTATAAGCACGATAGTTCACATTCACACCAATACCACTGTTCTTGAGCAGTGCCCCGGTTATATTATTCAATATCGCCTGTGCCTGCGCACTCAATGCCTGTCCCACACTATTCTTACCTGTGATCGCCACACTCGCACCTGCCGAATTCGGATCTTCAGGCAGGAACTGGTTGAAGAGCAGCAAACCTGCCATCTGTTGCAGGGCCTTATTCTGATCCTGGTTGATTTCCTTCAGTTTCGCTGCCACACCACTTTCATATGCCAGTGACCCTACCTCCGGCAGATTGATCTCATAAGAAATATCAGGTTTCATCAACTCCCCACGCAGGTTAATCAGGATATCCACCCGTTCTGTACGGGTCGCCAGTTTATCTGTTGTGGTAGAAGCCGTTCCTACCAGGTTGTACAAACTCACTTTTGGCAAAGAATACTTTGCATGGATATCTACCTTCGCTGCCTGCGGATCGCCATTCCAGGTGATTGAACTGCTCTTATCGATATCAAACTTCCAGCTGGTCAGCCTTTGCAAGGTAAAATTATAACTACCCAGGTTGATCTCATAGTTTCCAAACATGGTAAAGTCTCCATCCAGGTTTACATTGATCTGAAGGTTCCCGGTACCATTGGCAGAAATCATATCACCACTCGCAGCATCCATGATCACATCTATCTGTGCATCAGGGGTAGCAGATATATCGAGTTTCACATTCAGCTTCACGTTATCCTTCTTCTTCCGCTTCTCTTCCTTCATCTCTGTACCATAGGTTTTGAAGGTAATGTAATCCGACTTCCCGATGTCCTTACTATCCGACAATGGCAGGTAGAAATGGGTACCCTTATCCGGCTTTGCCTGCACTTTCAATACCATATCTTCTAACGGACCCTGGAAATAAACCTTTCCATCCGCAATCACATCTCCATAAAAGAGATCACTATCCGCCGCACCTGTACCCAGGAACACAAAGTTCCTCGCCGTTACATCAAAGTCGAAGTTCAGTTTATTGAAATGGTCATGAGAAATATAGCCACTGCCATTTGCTTTACTGTTGTTCTTATCAATGATGGTGAAGTTGCCAAACTCAATCAGGTTATCATCTATATTGATGTTCAACTTAGGAATGGTATAATTTGTACCCAGGTACAATACCCTTACTTTCGCACTATCTACTTTCAGGTTTCCTTTCACCGAAGGCAGTTCTGTAGTGCCACTCACATTGATC
This Chitinophaga sancti DNA region includes the following protein-coding sequences:
- a CDS encoding glutamine amidotransferase-related protein, whose amino-acid sequence is MKVAILDMYEGVPNEGMRCIREILAAYAVRHSLVLQCDEYEVRIAAQVPDLSYDIYISTGGPGSPLDSEGSEWEQRYFGVMEALMKASRPVLLICHSFQLMCRYLKLGNVCRRRSPAFGVFPVHKTAAGEFEHLPDPFYIVDSRNWQVIGLDHARMEAIGASVLAIEKERPHVPLERATMAIRFSPHMIGTQFHPEADATGMRMYLLQKEKKDQVLTNYGAEKYYSMLEQLSDPDKIMLTYDTLIPAFLDNALSIQS
- a CDS encoding carboxylate-amine ligase, which gives rise to MLRNFTLGIEEEYMVMDPRTLELCSHEQKIVEQAHKVIPEKVKAEFHQAVVEVGTHICANIDEARADVAHLRKTVAQIAGDLGYSIGASGTHPFSKWEAQLITDHPRYFEIVNEMQDAARSNLIFGLHVHVGMENREMALHIANSVRYFLPHVFALSTNSPFWEGRNTGFKSYRVKVFDKFPRTGIPDYFASIGEYDRYIQLLVKTKCIDNARKVWWDLRVHPFYDTVEFRICDVPLTLQETCTIAAIFQALCAKIYKLRMQNLNFIIYNRALVNENKWRASRYGIDGNLIDFGKEAEVNTRSLIFELLEFVDDVVDELGSRHYIEYTREILQNGTGADKQLAVFNENKNMHSVVDFIIKQFLKDC
- a CDS encoding alpha/beta hydrolase-fold protein yields the protein MHEQYYKWKSPHLGREFEMLVFGEEGYPLILFPTSMGRHYEHKERGLIHALQWFIDHQLIRVYCPDSIDARSWYNKQVSPAQRTLNHIAYDNMLRHEVLERVIYETGVYRVAVAGCSFGGYHASNFAFRYPEQVSYLFSLSGIFDITSRLDGHYDDNVYFHNPMDYMRDNPHEALWRMGIILGVADEDIARNQNERMSGILAHKGISHWLDIRPNQKHDWPVWNEMLPYYLSLIK
- a CDS encoding M12 family metallopeptidase, whose translation is MKTKKSLLIRPLLLTGLVLAMSFSSCKKQEATDTSTTTTKDCGCSSMEAFPNIKGEPVTITNKKTGEQYSLIKKGDRYLLDDDMVLGESQVKFLKGETDDATARTGRANFVNLWPNRIVYYSINVGLPNSSRVTDAIAHWQANTNIQFVQRTNQANYIEFIKDDGCYSDGIGMTGGKQLISLDDGCSWGNAVHEIGHALGFFHEQTRADRDNYVIINWSNIEDDEDHNFQTYAARGYQGFELGTFDWESIMLYGPYFFSKNGSPTITTLGGGTYYYNSSVLSSGDIQTYNYMYNPGIYAKMVQVPIEYQWNDGPNYLNVYEAVDVYIRFYSDAACTVPANLSFQTNVTCLSSRYTYGGSGGANSETVSYHKLAPGSNSYKIVDLYIKQAWEQEYGNYREGGYYQDIILQNGVGYIAK
- a CDS encoding carboxypeptidase regulatory-like domain-containing protein, producing MGCKKLLLTFIVLFSVCYSFAQVTTSAVTGLVKDAKGEGLIGATVKAIHVPTGTVYGTTTQEGGRYTIPNMRVGGPYTITITYVGYQEQNIKDLYLSLGTALTQNVKLEDGSKSLNEVTITGQKSSIISSNRTGTQTNISQRQLTELPTVGRSIQDFARLTPQAVATYSSSNGSPLGISFAGQSNKFNSFTVDGANANDAFGLTATGTNGGQANVNAVPLESVQEVQIVLSPYDITQSNFTGGGINAVTKSGTNQFHGSAYFLNQNQSFVGENVQSKTKYPTYNNTTWGASLGGPIIKNKLFFFVNAERNDTKTPLGYNPADAGSGSKFSTARLDSIRTYVKDTYGFDPGSYTDINSESYATSVFARIDWNISEKHKLTFRHSYVDGSLYNISRSATTMTFANSGYYMLSTTNSTVAELNSSFNATTSNVLRVTYNRIRDRRSTVEFPSVYITEGGLNYNLGADYSSPRNSLNQDNFTIVDNLTIQKKKHTITVGTDNQFFNTSNVFLQYYYGYYTYRNLNTFLNNSAAPTTYAVGYSNKGGNDLAPGKIRAGQFSLYGQDIWDINDRFRLTYGLRIDLPVFFNKPDANTGFNASDIATTYGIKNNTIPKTRLMWAPRVAFNWDVNGDGTTQLRGGAGLFTGRVPLVWISNAYSKTGVAFTSFSGTPPSTVRFNYDPADTHLGAYIPTTAAAPTEIDVTDKNFKYPQVLRGNLAIDQKLPWWGLIGTIEALYTKTLNNILYKNLNVGPQTGQVTLGNTTRPWYNFARANSSYTDVIYLTNTSKGYSYNLTAQIQKPMDHGWSGSLAYTYGASYSMNDGTSSTAYSSWRFAYNVNGMNNLSLARANFDPGHRVVANASKTFRYAKGHLSTTIGLVYQGYTGQRYSVMFNNNITGDDASGKTGTNSLAYLPTDASQFSTLTLSDGTVVTPAQQLADFQAFAANNKYLSSHMGQNTERNGLRMPWESHFDLKLAQDFILKNTHRIEVGFDILNVANLLNRNWGWSYYLSNQSVSLFTVTSQSTTPTYTFNKNLMNNINGTLRPYTVNDYLSRWRGQLSVRYNF
- a CDS encoding bifunctional 3,4-dihydroxy-2-butanone-4-phosphate synthase/GTP cyclohydrolase II; this translates as MLDTIESAIEDIKNGKLVIVVDDEDRENEGDFITAARNVTPEIINFMSRYGRGLICAPLIEERCEELGLEMMVRDNTALHQTPFTVSVDLLGHGCTTGISAHDRAKTIQALIDPNIRSEELGKPGHIFPLKAKKGGVLRRTGHTEATIDLARLAGFEPAGVLVEIMNEDGSMARLPELKEIAVKFNLKLISIKDLIEYRLKKESLIEEEVRVQMPTEYGDFELIAFKQLNSGETHMALKKGDWEKDEPVLVRIHSSCVTGDILHSLRCDCGPQLHKAMQMVEQEGKGLILYMNQEGRGIGLLNKLKAYKLQEEGRDTVEANLELGFQMDERDYGVGAQILRHLNITKMRLISNNPKKRAGMKGYGLEVVENVPIEIHPNPHNEVYLKTKRDKMGHEILKG